One window of the Pseudomonas lurida genome contains the following:
- a CDS encoding nitrilase family protein codes for MSQATSPVRVSVIQFSPQVGTHHRTANLLRSLELATEAANGGANLIVLPELSSCGYLFSSRQDAFDHAEAISDGCSVRAWSEFACRHQVYLVAGLSEIEGRQLFNTAVLLGPDGLIGKYRKAHLWNLEKLWFTPGDTGFPVFDTPIGRIGLLICWDIWFPEVPRILGQQGADIICSLNNWVWTPPPLFDDAGKCMASYLTMTAAHVNNVFIAAASRIGEERDVRYLGCSLIAGTNGWPIGRVASANRQEILYADIDLSSARSAPIWNSLNDLQRDRRVDLYDQTLGYTRHRAWPR; via the coding sequence ATGAGCCAAGCCACAAGCCCTGTTCGTGTTTCAGTTATTCAATTCTCCCCACAGGTGGGCACTCACCACAGAACCGCAAACCTGCTACGCAGCCTGGAGCTGGCAACAGAAGCGGCAAACGGCGGCGCCAATCTGATCGTACTGCCGGAGCTTTCAAGCTGCGGTTATCTTTTTTCCAGCCGTCAGGATGCCTTTGATCATGCCGAAGCAATCTCGGACGGTTGCAGCGTGCGAGCCTGGAGCGAATTTGCCTGCAGACACCAGGTGTATCTAGTGGCGGGCCTGAGCGAAATCGAGGGTAGGCAATTGTTCAACACTGCCGTGTTGCTAGGCCCTGACGGTTTAATCGGCAAGTACCGCAAGGCCCACCTGTGGAACTTGGAGAAGCTTTGGTTTACGCCAGGTGACACAGGCTTTCCAGTCTTCGATACCCCTATCGGACGGATCGGCCTGTTGATCTGCTGGGACATCTGGTTTCCCGAGGTACCGCGCATACTCGGCCAGCAAGGCGCTGATATTATTTGCAGCCTGAACAACTGGGTGTGGACGCCTCCCCCATTATTCGACGACGCCGGCAAGTGCATGGCGTCTTACCTGACGATGACGGCGGCGCACGTCAACAATGTGTTTATTGCCGCTGCCAGCCGAATCGGCGAAGAGCGTGATGTCCGCTACTTGGGCTGTTCGTTGATTGCCGGAACCAATGGTTGGCCTATCGGCAGAGTGGCTTCGGCCAATCGCCAGGAAATCCTGTATGCCGATATCGACCTGAGCAGCGCGCGGAGTGCACCGATCTGGAACAGCCTTAACGATCTGCAACGGGATCGGCGTGTTGATCTTTACGATCAGACGCTTGGATACACCCGCCACCGTGCCTGGCCGCGCTGA
- a CDS encoding membrane-targeted effector domain-containing toxin, with amino-acid sequence MSTVIPPAPAPSFSEIKGYLNLIGHHLFEQPAPLLPQQSASAEQLYLQGLNDKLRAHNQVLAARLRELYQALEQADLQHADGKALLARLRSGLNAQVQALLERSVIDGKGLRSFSSHDAGIRAFENEARRDLADRLLHPEMTRLVTNVSLGPAFRPGVYALTFAYQYQPVAFAGAFVLTVRNSPVVTSLTGDDAVGNALLFHPLRGIEVFDSLAGLDRYLRGSMDSAAARAEYLALLPRRYQSLGPAGIWPLTLTPITGEPLFEHVFDALKAKREQDIEWALDLVDNPGRSAREVVADLDLAIQSTLPDLGPRLALHAQRLLDRCLRYSAPDWYRSADAQRRGTLAELLRRYDQARAHVINLMGPAATPPALARYQLIEQLAEDLDIHDLDPDRLQVSTRRTVAGVGDYEQSPSLSLLALRGLHTGDETPGSAFLTKTTLTYDRAPLSSDYQDLTPTYLATLLGRLQPRLDFAAVQRDSHTSPVVKQAIESMLEHRLCALAYTALLQNHLGEGDYALIQALRQGTGQYLSAATVSFHEAQLNGFWLLRQTDADGGTQRLLLCTPQAPVAQQFLAFDNEASCKAHLLGWCMNPAMKDYVISTLALRFRPSMHKILAGLSFMPHAQEHHKVSFTFAPDYAASLKAMAQHLLATRDDDRNFATPLWYRSASLAQRQALTTLAQDTEGALRAYNAHPQSPSQFPSFATFVHGQAKARLNALLGQQDVDPDTVWAHYPQAFPGLTTPPSMTYTQLYRDGYQDNVGFLDPKFETSATFTGPVGVDLSRLTPEAVARSVRGVWVGQRYADEVRGKLQSPGSPGYGFRRNATLAISQLQMRNAALESRLQGHIAQADFEWLDTCLQNLGNASAQVRESYQVHRLFVDGDWVIDTFLFKRGHDPVLLYTPNAPDGVAFREARLFNYMLKHVDGMVGYFAERVGMQSKVRVRAFLENARQQLPQTLDRTHPSPGRHDPIRRETVLLNLRQTLYDAKLQRKIDDVEATTVNRTQMIMDVVWAVIEPLVAIATAPYPVLSLSLGMLLAFKDGMLALHAYNQGQMGEAFGHYLGYLLNSAGAVFTDLRPALSMPWGKPMRPLLHTASQEQALSLVRQLHTPATAIDDLQAVLFQGQALWTTKQPDALGRFLLLRHDPLTGRWQSTGRLAIRDTQGRWVRSGVTGGAPKYEKLPVVAAPLQRYEAPPALLKDLEYVVSPNAVATSVAGIADNFGADSGRSVIAKNLSHLREPYAEAVANLALDAKAHFDALAPLVPRADVLSFDSNTLAPVVLQRLLSESKGLIVGASVDSIASKQLLIQQMRTLYEQGVRRLYIEFLPADVFRAKLDKLKTAKVSKTIDQHLKAVDKAMATPADSPYSYRALVLAAREHGIEVKALDASTSYFLDDALSAGATAVLTPRENRLRNFYSHKVIANDVAASPDDSWVALVDHRRMNTHDQVPGLAELHNTVSLRVEDVGAGSPTGVWKDTPGAIAGDSMAKADFKISLQTAYSKSTSQVLAPAAQHSYSAFEIPAEMRDAVIRLKDTAKGLDSRYFPGDPELRPAYSVFQQTREKLDAAATAHFKDYVPPAKPVQPLLSPGLTAREFFERAYAQSNGVLIGEAHSGRSSKALLIKELKAMKVKTLYVEHLFTDLHQADLDALYRGAPMSRALKDYLRIQDRGHMLGYDGPHTYTALIETAAKYKIRLHALDCLASYRVEGMQNKAQSRAAMFSYFANEVITQDQLAHGPHRWAALVGNSHTDTYLGIPGVANMQGAISLHVNDVALSQPVGLRAGRWETAHKAMRPDEWVALRSDFALDVAVAGHKPPDAFTPADRSRLTQTGYFLIDRPTPAQTLLIHRSRTGEIVTTPIQVDETGRFFVDRWEPLRSERYVYQYQLIHALQEFMGLRPAP; translated from the coding sequence ATGAGCACCGTCATACCCCCGGCACCTGCCCCTTCGTTCAGCGAAATCAAGGGCTACCTGAACCTGATTGGTCATCACCTGTTTGAGCAACCTGCACCGCTGCTGCCCCAGCAATCGGCGAGCGCGGAGCAGTTGTATTTGCAGGGTTTGAATGACAAGTTGCGCGCCCACAACCAGGTGCTTGCTGCACGCCTTCGCGAGTTGTACCAGGCCCTGGAACAGGCTGACCTGCAACACGCCGACGGCAAGGCATTGCTGGCACGACTGCGCAGCGGGTTGAACGCGCAGGTGCAGGCGCTGCTTGAGCGCAGCGTCATCGACGGCAAAGGGCTACGCAGTTTTAGCAGCCACGACGCCGGTATCCGCGCATTTGAAAACGAGGCCCGGCGTGACCTCGCCGACCGTTTGCTGCACCCCGAGATGACTCGGCTGGTCACGAATGTTTCCCTGGGGCCGGCGTTTCGTCCCGGGGTGTATGCGTTGACATTTGCCTACCAGTACCAGCCCGTAGCGTTCGCCGGCGCGTTCGTGCTGACGGTGCGCAACAGCCCCGTGGTGACCTCGCTGACCGGTGACGACGCGGTGGGCAATGCGTTGCTGTTCCACCCATTACGGGGCATCGAGGTGTTCGATTCGCTGGCCGGACTCGACCGTTACCTGCGGGGTTCCATGGACAGCGCTGCGGCTCGAGCCGAATACCTGGCGTTGTTGCCCAGGCGCTATCAATCCCTTGGTCCGGCCGGTATCTGGCCGCTGACGTTGACGCCAATCACCGGGGAGCCGCTGTTCGAGCATGTCTTCGACGCGCTCAAGGCCAAGCGCGAACAGGACATCGAGTGGGCCCTCGACCTGGTCGACAACCCCGGGCGCAGCGCGCGTGAAGTGGTGGCCGACCTTGACCTCGCCATCCAGTCGACATTACCCGACCTTGGGCCACGCCTGGCCTTGCATGCCCAGCGCTTGCTCGACCGCTGCCTGCGCTACAGTGCGCCCGATTGGTATCGCAGCGCCGACGCCCAGCGGCGTGGCACCCTGGCCGAGTTGCTGAGGCGCTATGACCAGGCGCGGGCCCACGTGATCAACCTGATGGGGCCGGCCGCCACGCCGCCTGCCCTGGCCCGTTATCAGCTGATCGAGCAACTGGCTGAAGACCTGGATATCCATGACCTGGACCCGGACCGATTGCAGGTCAGTACACGGCGTACCGTCGCGGGCGTGGGTGATTATGAGCAGTCGCCAAGCCTGAGCCTGCTGGCGCTGCGTGGCTTGCACACAGGCGACGAAACGCCAGGCTCGGCCTTTTTGACCAAGACCACGCTGACCTATGACCGAGCGCCGTTGAGCAGCGACTATCAGGACCTGACCCCGACCTACCTCGCAACGCTGCTGGGCCGCCTGCAACCGCGCCTGGACTTTGCCGCGGTGCAGCGCGACAGCCACACCAGCCCTGTGGTCAAGCAGGCCATTGAGTCGATGCTGGAGCACCGCCTTTGTGCCCTGGCGTATACCGCCCTGCTGCAAAACCACCTGGGCGAGGGCGACTACGCGTTGATCCAGGCGTTGCGCCAGGGCACCGGTCAGTACTTGAGTGCCGCGACCGTGTCGTTCCATGAAGCGCAGCTCAACGGCTTCTGGCTGTTGCGCCAGACGGACGCTGACGGTGGGACCCAGCGTCTGCTGCTGTGCACACCCCAAGCGCCTGTCGCGCAGCAGTTCCTGGCATTCGACAACGAGGCCAGCTGCAAGGCGCACCTGCTGGGCTGGTGCATGAACCCCGCGATGAAGGATTACGTCATCAGTACGCTCGCGCTGCGTTTTCGCCCGTCCATGCACAAGATCCTCGCCGGCCTGAGCTTCATGCCTCATGCCCAGGAGCACCACAAGGTCAGCTTCACGTTCGCGCCTGACTACGCCGCCAGCCTCAAGGCCATGGCCCAGCACCTGCTGGCCACACGCGACGATGATCGCAACTTCGCCACCCCCCTGTGGTACCGCTCGGCCAGCCTGGCACAGCGCCAGGCGCTCACCACCCTGGCGCAGGACACCGAGGGCGCCTTGCGCGCGTACAACGCCCACCCGCAGTCCCCGTCGCAGTTCCCCAGCTTTGCGACGTTTGTGCACGGGCAAGCCAAGGCGCGCTTGAACGCGCTGCTGGGGCAGCAGGACGTCGACCCCGACACCGTATGGGCCCATTACCCCCAGGCGTTCCCGGGCCTCACAACGCCGCCGTCCATGACGTATACGCAGCTGTACCGCGACGGTTACCAAGACAACGTGGGTTTCCTGGACCCCAAGTTTGAGACCTCGGCCACTTTCACCGGGCCTGTGGGTGTCGACCTCAGCCGTCTCACGCCCGAGGCCGTTGCCCGCTCGGTGCGCGGTGTGTGGGTCGGCCAGCGTTATGCCGACGAAGTGCGTGGGAAATTGCAGAGCCCGGGCAGCCCTGGCTATGGATTCAGGCGTAATGCAACACTGGCGATCAGCCAATTGCAGATGCGCAATGCAGCACTGGAATCACGCCTGCAGGGTCACATCGCCCAGGCGGATTTCGAATGGCTCGATACCTGCCTGCAGAACCTGGGCAATGCCTCGGCCCAAGTGCGTGAAAGCTATCAGGTGCATCGGCTGTTCGTGGACGGTGACTGGGTGATCGACACCTTCTTGTTCAAGCGTGGGCATGACCCGGTGCTGCTGTACACGCCGAACGCGCCCGATGGTGTTGCGTTTCGCGAAGCGCGGCTGTTCAACTATATGTTGAAGCATGTGGATGGCATGGTCGGCTATTTCGCCGAGCGCGTGGGCATGCAGTCAAAAGTGCGCGTGCGGGCGTTTCTGGAGAACGCCAGACAGCAACTGCCGCAGACACTTGATCGCACCCATCCCAGCCCAGGCCGGCATGATCCGATCCGTCGCGAGACGGTGCTGCTCAACCTGCGCCAGACGCTGTACGACGCCAAGCTGCAGCGCAAGATCGACGATGTGGAAGCCACCACCGTCAACCGCACGCAGATGATCATGGACGTGGTGTGGGCTGTTATCGAACCGCTCGTTGCCATCGCCACCGCGCCTTATCCGGTGCTGAGCCTGAGCCTGGGCATGCTGTTGGCTTTCAAGGATGGCATGCTCGCGCTGCATGCGTATAACCAGGGGCAGATGGGCGAAGCGTTCGGGCATTACCTTGGCTACCTGCTCAATAGCGCTGGCGCGGTATTTACCGATTTGCGCCCGGCGCTCAGCATGCCCTGGGGCAAGCCGATGCGTCCGCTGTTGCACACGGCATCGCAGGAACAGGCGCTGTCGTTGGTCAGGCAATTGCACACCCCGGCAACTGCCATCGATGATCTGCAGGCCGTGTTGTTCCAGGGCCAGGCGTTGTGGACCACCAAACAGCCTGACGCCCTCGGGCGTTTCCTGCTATTGAGGCATGACCCGCTGACCGGGCGTTGGCAGTCCACCGGACGGCTGGCGATTCGGGATACCCAAGGCCGTTGGGTGCGCAGCGGCGTCACGGGCGGTGCGCCCAAATATGAAAAGCTCCCCGTCGTCGCCGCGCCATTGCAGCGCTACGAAGCCCCACCGGCACTGTTGAAAGACCTTGAATACGTGGTGAGCCCCAACGCAGTGGCGACGTCCGTTGCGGGCATCGCCGATAATTTTGGGGCGGACAGTGGCAGGAGCGTCATCGCCAAAAATCTCTCCCACTTGCGAGAGCCCTACGCCGAGGCGGTGGCCAACCTGGCCCTGGATGCGAAAGCCCACTTCGATGCCCTGGCGCCGCTCGTCCCGCGTGCCGATGTGTTGAGCTTTGACAGTAATACCCTGGCGCCGGTCGTGCTGCAGCGGCTGCTTAGCGAAAGCAAAGGGTTGATCGTCGGGGCGAGCGTTGACTCCATCGCCAGCAAGCAGCTGTTGATCCAGCAGATGCGAACCCTGTATGAGCAAGGCGTGCGGCGCCTGTATATCGAGTTCCTGCCTGCCGACGTATTCCGCGCCAAGCTGGATAAACTGAAAACCGCCAAGGTATCCAAGACCATCGACCAGCACCTCAAGGCAGTCGACAAGGCCATGGCGACCCCCGCAGACAGCCCCTATTCCTACCGAGCACTGGTGCTGGCGGCGCGCGAGCACGGCATCGAGGTCAAGGCGCTGGACGCGTCCACGTCCTACTTCCTGGATGACGCGTTGTCCGCAGGGGCCACGGCGGTGCTGACGCCACGTGAAAACCGCTTGCGTAATTTCTACTCCCACAAGGTGATCGCCAACGACGTGGCGGCCAGCCCCGACGACAGTTGGGTGGCCTTGGTGGATCATCGCCGGATGAATACTCACGACCAGGTGCCTGGCTTGGCAGAGTTGCACAATACTGTCAGCTTGCGAGTCGAGGACGTGGGTGCCGGCTCGCCGACAGGCGTCTGGAAGGACACGCCTGGCGCTATTGCGGGCGACTCCATGGCCAAGGCTGACTTCAAGATTAGCCTACAGACCGCTTACTCCAAGTCCACGTCGCAGGTGCTGGCACCCGCGGCTCAGCACAGCTATAGCGCGTTTGAAATTCCCGCCGAAATGCGTGATGCGGTGATCAGGCTCAAAGATACGGCGAAAGGTCTGGATTCGCGTTACTTTCCAGGTGACCCAGAACTTCGACCGGCCTATAGCGTCTTCCAGCAAACCCGCGAAAAGCTTGATGCTGCTGCTACCGCCCACTTCAAAGACTACGTGCCACCGGCCAAGCCGGTACAGCCGCTTTTGTCTCCTGGCCTGACCGCGCGTGAGTTCTTCGAGCGCGCATACGCACAGTCAAACGGGGTGTTGATTGGCGAAGCGCACAGCGGGCGGTCCAGCAAAGCGTTGTTGATCAAGGAACTGAAGGCCATGAAGGTCAAGACGCTCTACGTTGAACACCTGTTTACGGACCTGCATCAAGCGGACCTGGATGCCCTGTATCGCGGAGCGCCGATGTCCAGGGCACTCAAGGACTACCTGCGGATACAGGACCGCGGGCATATGCTGGGTTACGACGGCCCGCACACGTATACGGCGCTGATAGAAACCGCCGCCAAATATAAGATCCGCCTCCACGCGCTGGATTGCCTGGCCAGTTACCGCGTCGAAGGCATGCAGAACAAAGCGCAGTCCCGCGCGGCAATGTTCAGCTACTTCGCCAACGAAGTCATTACCCAGGACCAGCTTGCACATGGCCCTCATCGCTGGGCGGCGTTGGTGGGCAACAGCCATACCGACACCTACCTGGGTATTCCGGGAGTGGCCAATATGCAGGGTGCTATCAGCCTGCATGTCAACGATGTGGCTCTCAGCCAGCCTGTTGGCCTGCGGGCTGGTCGGTGGGAAACGGCCCATAAAGCCATGCGTCCAGATGAGTGGGTAGCACTGCGCAGCGACTTTGCGCTCGACGTTGCGGTGGCCGGACACAAACCACCGGACGCGTTCACGCCTGCGGATCGGTCACGCCTCACTCAAACCGGCTACTTCCTGATTGACCGACCGACGCCTGCCCAGACCTTGCTCATTCATCGTTCGCGCACCGGTGAGATCGTTACCACACCTATTCAAGTGGACGAAACCGGACGCTTTTTCGTCGATCGTTGGGAGCCGCTCAGGAGTGAGCGGTATGTCTATCAGTATCAGTTGATCCATGCCTTGCAGGAGTTTATGGGGCTACGCCCCGCGCCTTGA
- a CDS encoding FKBP-type peptidyl-prolyl cis-trans isomerase translates to MSNEELQITDVRLGTGKTVVKGALITTQYTGTLEDGTVFDSSWERGKPFQCVIGTGRVIKGWDQGLMGMQVGGVRTLFVPAHLAYGERSMGAHIKPNSNLRFEIELLEVLTRDD, encoded by the coding sequence ATGAGCAACGAAGAGCTGCAGATCACCGACGTCCGCCTGGGTACCGGCAAAACTGTGGTCAAGGGCGCGCTGATCACCACCCAGTACACCGGCACCCTGGAAGACGGCACGGTGTTCGACTCGTCCTGGGAGCGGGGCAAGCCGTTCCAGTGTGTGATTGGCACCGGACGGGTTATCAAGGGCTGGGACCAGGGGTTGATGGGCATGCAGGTAGGCGGCGTGCGCACCCTGTTCGTACCGGCGCATTTGGCGTATGGCGAGCGGTCGATGGGCGCGCATATCAAGCCCAATAGCAATCTGCGTTTTGAGATTGAGCTGTTGGAAGTGCTGACCCGAGACGACTGA
- a CDS encoding GNAT family N-acetyltransferase: protein MDVDSGGLPRCSVAGIQVKELGGRDEAQLQRFFERAPDYFIAVNGEPATPTEAREELLGQLPPGWACRRMYWLGYRDLDNQLVAVVNIAADVLAVGVWHIGLLLVDARLHGTGLAQQLHADLEAWAVRNGAQWLRLTVVIGNAKAERFWPRLGYVQVRTREGITMGRQVNRVSIQVKALVGGQLDEYLQRVERDRPAMP from the coding sequence ATGGACGTTGATTCAGGCGGATTGCCCAGATGTTCCGTTGCGGGTATTCAGGTCAAGGAGCTGGGTGGTCGCGATGAGGCCCAGTTGCAGCGTTTTTTTGAGCGGGCGCCAGATTACTTCATCGCGGTGAACGGTGAGCCAGCCACGCCGACTGAAGCGCGGGAGGAATTGCTGGGGCAACTGCCCCCGGGGTGGGCCTGCCGGCGGATGTATTGGCTGGGTTACCGCGACCTGGACAATCAATTGGTTGCGGTGGTGAACATCGCGGCGGATGTGCTGGCGGTTGGTGTCTGGCATATCGGCCTGTTGCTGGTGGATGCGCGTTTGCATGGCACTGGGTTGGCGCAGCAGCTGCATGCGGACCTTGAGGCGTGGGCTGTACGCAACGGGGCCCAATGGCTGCGCTTGACGGTGGTCATCGGCAATGCCAAGGCCGAACGCTTCTGGCCCAGGCTTGGCTATGTGCAAGTGCGTACCCGTGAGGGCATTACGATGGGCCGGCAGGTGAACAGGGTGTCGATTCAGGTCAAGGCGCTGGTCGGTGGGCAACTTGATGAGTACCTGCAGCGCGTCGAGCGCGATCGACCCGCGATGCCATAG
- the mgtA gene encoding magnesium-translocating P-type ATPase has protein sequence MNLTLLKEFFAGFLRTRHIARHFRRLAMLDTVADASVSREVPPTLAQTLVVSANSSSVQLLGTLGSHSEGLSTQEADALRVQYGLNEVEHEQPLPGWVHLWHCYKNPFNLLLTLLAVISWLTEDMKAATVIFSMVVLSTLLRFWQEAKSNKAADALKAMVSNTATVLRRDAAKRIELPIKQLVPGDLIVLSAGDMIPADCRVLSAKDLFVSQAAMTGESMPVEKFAQQQDANTRNPLDLENILFMGTNVVSGAATAVILTTGNSTYFGALALRVTATDRATTSFQHGVNKVSWLLIRFMFVMAPLVLFINGFTKGDWTEALLFALSIAVGLTPEMLPMIVTSTLAKGAVFLSRKKVIVKRLDAIQNFGAMDVLCTDKTGTLTQDRIFLARHVDVWGEESDDVLEMAYLNSYYQTGLKNLLDVAVLEHVEVHRELKVGTAFQKVDEIPFDFNRRRMSVVVAEQGQPHLLICKGAVEEILSVCNNVRHGDVNEALTEDLLARIRQVTAAFNEEGLRVVAVAAQPMTPGRDTYSLADENNLTLIGYVAFLDPPKESTAPALKALKAHGVAVKVLTGDNELVTAKICREVGLEQQGLLMGNDIEDMTDAELAKAVETTNVFAKLTPSHKERIVRLLKANGHVVGFMGDGINDAPALRTADIGISVDSAVDIAKEAADIILLEKSLMILEEGVLEGRRTFANMLKYIKMTASSNFGNVFSVLVASAFIPFLPMLPMHLLVQNLLYDISQIAIPFDNVDAEMLAKPQRWQPGDVGRFMLFFGPISSIFDITTFALMWYVFDANTPDHQTLFQSGWFVVGLLTQTLIVHMIRTPKIPFLQSRAAMPLMVMTGVIMAVGIFLPMGPLAHYFKLQALPSLYFVFLPVILLAYMALTQAVKGYYIRKFGWQ, from the coding sequence ATGAACCTCACTCTGTTGAAAGAGTTCTTCGCCGGCTTCCTGCGGACCCGGCACATCGCCCGGCATTTCCGTCGCCTGGCGATGCTCGACACCGTGGCCGACGCCAGCGTCAGCCGCGAAGTACCACCGACCCTGGCGCAAACCCTGGTGGTCTCGGCCAACAGCAGTAGCGTGCAATTGCTCGGCACCCTGGGCAGCCACTCCGAAGGCTTGAGCACCCAGGAAGCCGATGCGCTTCGCGTTCAATACGGCCTCAACGAAGTCGAGCATGAGCAGCCGCTGCCAGGGTGGGTTCACCTGTGGCATTGCTACAAGAACCCGTTCAACCTGCTGCTGACCTTGCTGGCGGTGATCTCCTGGCTGACCGAAGACATGAAGGCCGCCACCGTGATTTTCTCCATGGTGGTGCTGTCGACGCTGCTGCGATTCTGGCAAGAGGCCAAATCGAACAAGGCCGCCGATGCGCTCAAGGCCATGGTGAGCAACACCGCCACGGTGCTGCGTCGTGACGCAGCCAAGCGCATCGAACTGCCGATCAAGCAATTGGTGCCGGGCGACCTGATCGTCCTGTCGGCAGGCGACATGATCCCCGCCGACTGCCGCGTGCTCAGCGCCAAGGATCTGTTCGTCAGCCAGGCGGCGATGACCGGCGAATCGATGCCGGTGGAGAAGTTCGCCCAGCAGCAGGATGCCAACACCCGCAACCCACTGGACCTGGAAAACATCCTGTTCATGGGCACCAACGTGGTGTCCGGCGCGGCGACGGCGGTGATCCTGACGACCGGCAACAGCACCTATTTCGGCGCCCTGGCCCTGCGCGTGACCGCCACCGACCGTGCGACGACCTCGTTCCAGCATGGCGTCAACAAGGTCAGCTGGTTGCTCATCCGCTTCATGTTCGTGATGGCGCCGCTGGTGCTGTTCATCAACGGGTTCACCAAGGGGGACTGGACCGAAGCGCTGCTGTTTGCCCTGTCGATCGCCGTGGGCCTGACCCCGGAAATGCTGCCGATGATCGTCACCTCGACGCTGGCCAAGGGCGCGGTGTTTCTCTCGCGCAAAAAAGTCATCGTCAAGCGCCTGGACGCGATCCAGAACTTCGGCGCCATGGACGTGCTGTGCACCGACAAGACCGGCACCCTGACCCAGGACAGGATTTTCCTGGCGCGGCATGTGGACGTGTGGGGTGAAGAGTCCGACGACGTATTGGAAATGGCCTACCTCAACAGCTACTACCAGACAGGCCTGAAAAACCTGCTGGACGTGGCGGTGCTGGAGCATGTGGAGGTGCATCGCGAGCTGAAGGTCGGCACCGCCTTCCAGAAGGTCGATGAGATCCCGTTCGACTTCAATCGCCGCCGCATGTCCGTCGTGGTCGCCGAGCAAGGCCAGCCGCACCTGTTGATCTGCAAGGGGGCGGTGGAAGAAATTCTGTCGGTGTGCAACAACGTGCGCCATGGCGACGTCAACGAAGCGTTGACCGAAGACCTGCTGGCTCGTATTCGCCAGGTCACCGCTGCGTTCAATGAAGAAGGCCTGCGTGTGGTCGCCGTGGCCGCGCAACCGATGACACCGGGGCGTGACACCTACAGCCTGGCGGATGAGAACAACCTCACACTGATCGGCTACGTAGCCTTCCTTGACCCGCCAAAGGAAAGCACTGCGCCTGCTCTCAAGGCGCTCAAGGCCCACGGCGTCGCGGTTAAAGTGCTGACCGGTGACAACGAACTGGTGACTGCCAAGATCTGCCGCGAAGTGGGCCTGGAGCAACAAGGCCTGCTGATGGGCAACGACATCGAGGACATGACCGATGCCGAACTGGCCAAGGCCGTGGAAACCACCAATGTGTTCGCCAAGCTGACGCCGTCCCATAAGGAGCGCATCGTGCGCCTGCTCAAGGCCAATGGGCATGTGGTGGGGTTCATGGGCGATGGCATCAATGACGCGCCGGCGCTGCGTACCGCCGATATCGGCATTTCGGTGGACAGCGCGGTGGACATCGCCAAGGAGGCCGCCGACATCATCCTGCTGGAAAAGAGCCTGATGATCCTGGAGGAGGGCGTGCTGGAAGGCCGGCGCACCTTCGCCAACATGCTCAAGTACATCAAGATGACTGCCAGCTCCAACTTCGGCAACGTGTTCTCGGTGCTGGTGGCCAGTGCGTTTATCCCGTTCTTGCCGATGCTGCCGATGCATCTGTTGGTGCAAAACCTGCTGTACGACATTTCGCAGATTGCGATTCCGTTCGATAACGTCGATGCCGAGATGCTCGCCAAACCGCAACGTTGGCAGCCCGGCGACGTGGGGCGATTCATGCTGTTTTTCGGGCCGATCAGTTCGATCTTTGACATCACCACGTTCGCACTCATGTGGTATGTCTTCGATGCCAACACCCCCGACCACCAGACCCTGTTCCAGTCCGGCTGGTTCGTGGTGGGGCTGCTGACGCAGACACTGATCGTGCACATGATCCGCACCCCGAAAATCCCGTTCCTGCAGAGCCGTGCGGCGATGCCGTTGATGGTGATGACCGGTGTGATCATGGCCGTGGGGATTTTCTTGCCGATGGGGCCGCTGGCGCATTACTTCAAATTGCAGGCGCTGCCGTCGCTGTACTTTGTGTTCCTGCCGGTGATCCTGCTGGCGTACATGGCCCTGACCCAGGCGGTGAAGGGCTACTACATCCGTAAGTTTGGCTGGCAGTAA
- a CDS encoding MgtC/SapB family protein, with translation MQAIDNINLNSLIDTLVSLSAAFILGGLIGFERQYRQRTAGLRTNVLVAVGAAIFVDMANRLGGAEGAVRVVAYVVSGIGFLGAGVIMREEGNVRGLNTAATLWASAAVGACAGADLILEALLGTLFVLAANTLLRPIVNNINRQPLDVVSAEVTNILYVIARRTQQKAVLALLEAELARCNYPASDVDVRPFGTEEVEIEATLAVTSVDGDELDALVARISMSTLVVQAFWSPSTTE, from the coding sequence ATGCAAGCAATCGACAACATCAACCTCAATTCCCTGATCGATACGCTGGTCAGCCTCAGCGCGGCCTTTATCCTCGGTGGCCTGATCGGTTTCGAGCGCCAGTACCGCCAGCGCACGGCGGGCCTGCGGACGAACGTGCTGGTGGCGGTGGGCGCGGCGATTTTCGTCGACATGGCCAATCGTCTCGGTGGCGCGGAAGGCGCGGTGCGGGTGGTCGCGTATGTGGTGTCGGGTATCGGTTTTCTCGGTGCCGGCGTGATCATGCGTGAAGAAGGCAATGTGCGCGGGCTCAATACGGCGGCCACGCTCTGGGCGTCGGCAGCGGTGGGGGCCTGCGCGGGCGCCGACCTGATCCTCGAAGCGCTGCTGGGCACGTTGTTCGTGCTCGCGGCCAACACCTTGCTGCGGCCAATCGTCAATAACATCAACCGCCAGCCGCTGGATGTGGTGTCGGCAGAGGTCACCAACATCCTGTATGTGATCGCCCGGCGTACCCAGCAAAAAGCCGTACTGGCCTTGCTGGAGGCTGAACTGGCACGGTGCAATTACCCGGCCAGCGATGTCGACGTGCGCCCCTTCGGCACGGAGGAGGTGGAAATCGAAGCCACCCTGGCCGTGACCTCGGTCGACGGTGACGAGTTGGACGCACTGGTGGCGCGTATCTCAATGTCGACCCTGGTGGTGCAGGCATTCTGGAGCCCGAGTACCACCGAGTAG